The following nucleotide sequence is from Citrus sinensis cultivar Valencia sweet orange chromosome 6, DVS_A1.0, whole genome shotgun sequence.
CCCAGAGATTGGAACTGCCGGTATCAAATATGACACTGAAATTTTGTGGGGGAGAGCCAATACCAATCTCTCCAAAGTATTGAGCATCCATAAAGTTCTTCAAAGGCAAAATATCTTCATCTGAATCACCCAAACGATGGTGCACGCCACTAACACCTGCTCCCCCCATATATCGCTCTTTTCTTGTTATTCTTGCAGCATTTAGACTATGAAGATCTAGACGCCGCTTCTTCAAGCCAATTCTCCGTAAGCCATTAGAGGAAGCAGGAAGAAGCAAGCACGACGCTAGCACCCATAAACAGAAAACTGACCGAAGAAGTTTCTGCTCCATGATGTTCTGTCAGAAAAGATGACAAAAGAGTCAGAACTGGCCTTGCTTCTCAGaattaactattaattttgaaagttttgaCATCAAAGAATCAACATCAGctagaataataatagaatCACCAAATTAATTGTCAATCATAAACAATTTTGCActcatgaaaattatttaacatgtagtataatcaataaaatcaaacatatctTCAGGCAGACAACATCAAAACACTTACTAAATCACCATTTTGTTTTAGAAATAACGAAATAAATTCActagagataaaagaaaaatatatatgttagtGATGATGATTTAAGAAATGAAACCATCAAAAGTAATCACAAGCagaaaccaaaaccaaaaccaaaaccaaaaccaaaaccacAAGGAttctgaaaaatgaaaaccatCATCAGAAacaattactttaataaaactGAATATAAAGTATAAACCAAGTTGgggaccaaaaaaaaaagaaggtttTTGAGTACACAGGCACAATATTATTTGATCATCAagcataaaatgaaataaggtAACCAAGCTTACAAAATACTGCTACTACTAAACAGATGATCAAGAATTTAAGTATATATGGTGTTGATGATCACTGATCAACAAGTTCTTGTTAACATGTTCATAGATGATCATGTGTTACATATATGATAAAGATGATCAAGAGAAATAGGTCAAAGACTCATGTTCATAGATGatcatatattatattagatgATGAAGACGATcaagagaaagaaatcaaagagTCAAAGCCAAACCTTTGGTTTTCTGCTGAAGCTGAGTTTGAAGCAAGGTAAAGTGAAGATAATGTACTTCAGGAAGTGTAGAGTGACAGAGAGTTAAGTATGCATCCACAGAAACGGGAGCCCAAACCTACTGTCTGAACccacattaattaattatctgcATGAATAACACTTGGCTCACGCGCTTCTGTAGCGATTTTAGTGTACTCCTAACTCAccacttgttttttttttaggagcattatttctttttctttaaagtaaatttaatagttcACGTATGTGCTAATGAGTTCAAGTgcctaaaatttattttcttttcaataagggtaattattttttttgagaaggtATAAACAAATTCTCTATCAATTTaggttttttaataaaatcattataattTGAACAGTATAAAAGCCTGCATGccataataagaaattaacaCTTACTGAAAAGAAACCATGCatgtacatatataaaaagatgagtaatgatagatattttttaaatttttatcttaaataatGTATCAACTATTAAGTAgttgataattctttaaaaaacttaagtaaattaattatattatctcaccaattaattaataaatatcatattatcaagataattttttaagataaataatttgagatgtatagtactattaaaaaaagatttattcactttaaatattttcattaatattttaggcaataaatttattcctatgaaattttttaaggtACATTATCATGTACCATACATTAATCTCACAATTGTTATTAAtagcaacaaaaataaaattaactaaaactACGTGAATgtttctaaaattaattataaagtttATGTATGTTACAGTTACATGGTAAACCGTAATATAAATATCGATATAATACCCTTTATGAAAAGAGAGTTTTGTAACCCTATAAATGTTGACAGTTGATGGGCCCATAAGCCCAGAGACAAGTGCTATTTAGTTTGGAATCcctctaagttacatgcatgtaccttacaaccctctcacatgaatagtatctatacactattcatgtgaaagggttgtaaggtacatgcatgtaacttagcattacCCTTTAGTTTGAGGTGCAAAGAAAATCTAGAACCCAAAATGAGAGTCCTCGCGCAGTGAAATGTGTACGTGATTATTAACACATggcttcaattattttaattttttgacttTGTACATAAAAAAGTTcctttttttggcctttttaaaagaaagtttATCTAAAGACTAAATAGTAAGGAAAGTACTTCTTTGTTTTGCCCCCACCCATAGATAAAATCCCTAGTGGTAGCATCCAATGAATAAAAgggcaaatttttttattactcctttcaaaaattaactattatcAAATCTTcccttgttttattttttaaaacttttaaattattattatatttagttaaaagataaaaaaaatatatgaatgggttgatgactttttttttttttcttttaatataaagGTGCGAAACGGCAAACGCAATGCTCAACGTGGCTGTTGGAAATTACTTAGAAATTTCCTCTAAGATTTGTCACATTTGTCGCATACGGTCAGATTTGAGTActatttaaagagaaaattcgAGACGTACTAAATTGTCCTCAATgtgcaaaattttataatataataatgttcTTGGGATTCTTCTACAGAAgcattttgtcattttattggGGAAAAGACAAAAGTTGATAGACCAACTTATCTCCATTAGCGTCATTCCATGCGATTTAACAATTACATGccaatttttgttaatttattatatggaCTATTAGGTTAAAGAGCCGTGTAGGCAaccaagtaaattaatttggaGAAAATGACTGATATACCCTAAATATTTGGATAAAAGGATACCAAAATTACTAacgttttataaaaaaaaacttaaattctaaattattgacagatttaatttttttaaataattgaaaggTTAATATAGTATACCCCTTATTAATCTACTGAATTTACCTAAAAGTCCTCGCCTAACCATCACAAACCTAAATGGCTGAATGGATTAAACCCTATCAAAACGTCTCAGACCGTTAAATCCGCCGCACACAGACCCTGCCGCCGTTCGTGCCACTGCTCTTGCCCAGTCGCTGTTTGTGCTGCTGTGCGTGCCGCTACTCGTGCGTTGTTTGTGGTGCTGCTCGTGACTATAAGCCGCTGCTGATTTGATTTCTGGTGGTTGCTAAATTTTCTTGCTGATCCAGATTATGAGAAATTAACTTGCGAATCTCTACCGTAGTGATTGTGAGAAATGATCTCCACCGTAGCTTCTGGTGAGTCCTTCATGCAAAGGTCTgccaagttttttttttttttaaatcctgtaaattttacaattaaatgtTGCATTATTCGGAATTAATGCCTTATAAATTTGTTGGCgctgccattttttttttggtcgaATTACTGCTCCGATTTTTGATTCTTTGTTGTCAAATTTTGcacttttttcaaattgatgCTTTGTTTACATCTTACCGACTGAATTTACTGTCAAAGGATGAACAACAAGAATGTTTCATTCCTTGTTAATGAGCGTATATTcgtaattttcttaataatttatgGACCAGTTGGATAAGTCAGTATATTGACTTACATGTTAGAGGAGAGAGTGGTAATTTTaagttaacaataattttgctgttaaaattaatttgggaCTTAAACGTCTTTGTCAAAATATTAAGGACTTTTAtgtccaattaatttatttccacCTCAAGTCTCTAACCAGTCATCGGAAGTCAGACGCCTCCAATGTCCCCGTCGAGCATTTTTCAAGCAATTTATAaatgatttgaattttaccctttcttctaattttttttaaaataattaaaaatagtgcCAGAAATCATAACTATGCATATCACATAACGCATAGCtttgttttttggtttctttttttttttttttctgtaacaTCATACTTGCAGTTTTGTGACGTTGCcttattacaatattttttggtTTACACTACAACTTAGCCAGCTCCTGATTGGTTAGCTAGCtaccaaacaaaaataattgcatGCTTTTTTTCCATATGCAGGACAGTTGTGGTGCATGCATTGGGTGCGTATGTTACAGATTCCTCctacattatattatatgtatggTATTGTCAGGATAACGTTCTTATAAGTCACAAATCATGGTACTATGATCGCTCTAGCACACTTTACCGCAATGCCctgataatattttaataaattagtgTCGATGTGGTCATacccatttctttttttttctttttttttgttttgactaaatgttgattttataattataatgcatcatcttatatttatttgaaaaaaaaaaacaatcttTTGATGGATTTtagttaaaacttaaaaagttaaaatccAGCTCAGCCCAAATAGAACACTTGATTGGGCCAAAAAGCCCATCACCACCGAGTACATGGGCTACATCATTCTCACTCTTTCAAGTGTATCGCATAAATACACGCAATGTCATGGCCATTTggtatttaaattcatttgacTTTTGCTGAGGGTCATTATAGTAAAAACActgatttaacatttttatttatgaaaattgcaattttgtcattttggtcaatttaatattttcaaccTATTTTTCTTCTATGTAAATATGGAAATTTGTAGTTGGGACAGCAGTCAAATTATTTCAATCACGCCGGCAATAAGGTACCGCTATTTAACTGTTGTTAAATTTTAGTCATTCGGATTtgctattaaattttagtcGTTCGGATTCGCTTAGCTTGGTTGTGGAAGTCATTTCATTTGGTTGTTTTAGTGATTGCATTTCAAGTGTTTGTGAAAATGGCCCACTGAGAAAACTGGTTTCTTAAAAGCCAGGTCGTTGCGTTGTTTTCTCTTGCTTTGGTTATATCCAAATATTAGCATTATTGGGTTTTCTGGTACATGGTGTCTTGTGTGTCTCTTTGTTTGTGAATGTGCTGccttttttatgaaatataatGAAGTTATTTAGGTTGATATACTTGCCTATTCAGAAggacttgaattttgaatatggTGGCTATGGGTAATGTTTGAGATTGTATCAATCCACTATTGTTGCAAATGATATCACTAGCTATTTGAATAAACATTAGCTGTCAAGTAAAAATGAGTGTTTTGCAAACAGTTCAATGCTATGTTTTATATAATAACAACcgagtcttttttttttttttttgaaaaatgctGATATCGATCATTGCAGGTACTTGATTTGGGTATAGTCTTTGTCTGGGTTGTTTCTTTCAGTTcaacaaaattgaatgttagCGTACTGAAGTCATTTGGTAATATTTCGCTTGTGACAGTTTCAGTCTCTGTTTCAGGTCTTGACGGAGCAAAGCAAGCAGGAGTACAGTTTTGGCTTTAAAACTTTGAGCTGTATCGTGTTCTGTATCTGGAGAGGGTTTTATAAATGGCATTGAGGCggttttttggtttttctgATGGTGAGCTGATGAGATCAGATGCAAAGCCTTGTTCCAGACTAATGAGGCAGACGGCTGGCATTTTTACTGTTGGAGGAGCACTCGGGTTCTGGGTTCTTTGCAGGCTTCATTATGGTATATTCTACTTTGCTTCTTATATTAGTACTTCCATCACTGATCATCTGCATGCAGTTTGTATGCCTGCTATGAGATTCACTCTTTCTTGATGTTATCTCTGCTTTGAAAATATAGTAAAGTTTATGCCAATGCAACAAGGattcaatatattaaataagtgGCCAGGCATTATCGTactgttttaaattttttggttttctaaATAGAATGTATCATGGATGAAGAAGAATAATTGTTGTTTGTATAAGCATCAGTTTGCTTTCGGATGTGTTGTGATTGTTAATCATCATTAAGAAGGCTCTCTATGTATAAGCACGGgtattttagtttttgtaaCTGTAAATCTAACAAGAAATGACTGACTTGCTTCCCTGAGTTTGTATTCTGATAAAATGCATCTGTTACTTTTCatctttttgcctttttcctTCATTTAATCACATTATCCCTAGTGATTAAATTGAAACCATAAAATGACTCTCTTATTTGAGGATAAAAGCTATAAAATGACTctcttttctccttttctgTGGTTTCAACATTTGGATATACTCAATctaataaaaatggaaaatatttacaactcTATGCTCTTGCAGGTCCTAGGGTTACTGTTCCTAGAAGTCTTCGATGGGCAGGCTGCGGTGCTGTTTCTGTGAGCTCAACCACTGCTCTGCTGGTTTGCCTATTTAGTCCTGAATGTGAGCCTCAGAATATAGCTGCTTATGATAGGGGGAAGTAGTAATTAGCTGGCACATGGCCATTGCACATTGCTGTCCTAAATGCTCTATTAATACTCTTTACTGGCTATTTAGCAGTGTCCTTATTATCACTAGATGTCCAGGACTAGATTTGTGCAATGCCTTTTTGTCCACAGACAGATATACTCATTTTGTACCAGAATTTTATTCCTTCAATGTCCCTTGctcatatattatatatggcTTTTAGGACACAAGATATgactatatttaaaaaaatatgtttttatattttattcacgcATCTAATAAAGCTTGAATTTTGCACCTGAGTTTTAGGAAATAGACTTTGTATTGGTAATTTCtagtatttttgttaaaaaagtttaaagtaattacaaaattgctTGATGACAAATCCAATAATGCTTTTTATCATGTAAGCAAGGTTTGAACTTCAAATCTTTGATGCTATcccaaaaattaatcaaatctgTTAATTAATCGATGCTTGATACTAATTGCTCTCAACTTCAAGGTACGAGTTCAAGTTCCAGCCTGTGGGAGACTCAAATTTTCACTCCCAATTATATAATTGGATATCCTTTCAATATTGGTGGCAGTAGGTATATATTTGGGCTATGATATAATAGAATAGATCTAGAGAAGTCCCAGATGATTTCTAGTGAGGACAGGTATATCTAGATTATGACTGAATTCTATATGTATACGTAAATATTAGTAGACTTTGATTGATATGATTTCTATACGTATACGTAAATATTAGTAGACTTTGggttgatattttaatcactCATCTATAAATTCCAACCTATATGCCTTCTTTTATCATCACAACAACCACAGCATGGATACTAATGGAGCTGATACTAAAATATCCAATACCTACTTGCCTGAAAAGCCTGAACTTTCACCAACTTTGATTTCGGACACTGAACTCCTATCTGAATTCTCACACCATGTCCAAAACATAGCTAGAATCAATAATGGAAGCTTTGGTTGTTGCCCTAAGAGTGTTATATCAGCACAGCAGAGGTGGCAACTTGAGTTCCTCAAACAACCTGATGACTTTTACTTCAATCGGCTGAAAGATGAGATTTTGAAATCAAGACTTGTGATCAGAGACTTGGTCAATGCTGACCATGTTgatgaaatataaattgttGATAATGCCACCACTGCTACAGCCATTGTGTTGCAGAGTGTTGCTTGGGAATTTTTGCAAGGGAAGTTTAACAAAGGTGATGCTGCTGTCATGCTTCAATATGCTTATGGTGCTGTGAAAAAATCTCTGGAAGCATATGTTACGCGTGCAGGCGGGTATGTTATTGAAGCTCGGTTTCCATTTCCTGTTAATTCTGATAGTGAGATTGTCAGTGAGTTTCGGAAAGCTgtagaaagaggaaaaatcaATGGTAGGAAAGTCAGATTGGCTATCATTGATCATGTGACATCTATTCCTTGTGTTCTGATTCCTGTTAAAGAATTGATCAAGATTTGTCGGGAAGAGGGTGTTGATAAAGTATTTGTTGATGGTGCACAGGGGATTGGGTGTGTTGATGTTGACATGAAAGAAATTGGGGCTGATTTTTACACTGGTACTTTGAACAAGTGGGTTTTTTGCCCACCTGGGGCAGCGTTTTTGTATTGTAggaaatcaaatgaaattgatGATTTGCATCACCTTGTGGTGTCTCATGAGTATGGAAATGGGTTGGCTATCGAGAGTGCTTGGATTGGAACTAGGGATTATAGTGCCCAACTGGTGGTTCCTCAAGCTTTGGAGTTTGTTAACAGATTTGAAGGAGGAATTGAAGGAATCAAGAAGAGGAATCATAAAGCTGTTGTTGAGATGGGGGAGATGTTGGCAAAAGCATGGGGAACCCATCTTGGGTCTGCTCCGGAGATGTGTTCAAGCATGATCATGGTTGGCTTGCCTGCTAGTTTGGGCATTTCTAGTGATTCTATTGCTTTAAAGTTGAGTACCCACTTGaggaataatttttctgttgaCGTACGTATCTATTATAGGGAACCGGGTGATGGGGTGGTTAACCCAGTTACAGGATATGCTCGAATTTCTCATCATGCTTACAACAAGCCAGATGAATACCACAAGTTCAGAGATGCAGTTAACCAACTTGTTAATGATAAGTTCACTTGTGCACTTCTCGCATAGTAAAGAGGTATGTTTTAGATTCAATGATTGTAACATTCTGTTAGCTATTTTAGCTGGGATCTATTTTTATATGCCTGTTGGTTTTTGGTAATTCATTTCTCTTGGATAACTGCAATTATGAGGCAGCAACCTATGGTGAATGTTAAACTATGTagagttattatttttgagGATATCGTGACAAAGAACCTGCACAAGTTGTCATCAAACCTGCACAAGTTGAGACATTTTGAACTGCAAATAGTATCTTTTCATTTGCCGGACAGATTTACTCACGGTCAAACACTATGACTGTCCGTGCAAAGATCAGGCCATCAGAGACTTTTTGAGCAATTAGCAATATTATTGCTTTCATTGATTTGAAACCAAGAATGAGGgtaaattattattggcaAAATTGTGAGAACTTTCTATCGTTTTAGATCATTATCATTGTTCTGTGTTGACTCTTATGTTCCAGGTCTATATGAAGTGACCTTGCTTATTGTCCATTAGAGAATTAATTTGAGCgcttaatttttatcaattgaaTCCGATCATACCCGCTCATgctaaattaaattcattatagtaatttttaaaaaaaaactttattttattatattttttattttttaagataaagggtgggtaaaatttaaatttattttctaactcCTTACTTCTTAAGACTCAAAACTTAAATAGCTAggtaaataaaactatttgaagaaagaaaaacagcCTGTGAGATCTTAAAACAAACTGtttgaagaaagagaaatagcAAGTGAGACcctaaaaagaagaagaaattcaaGTCCAAATCCAACAGAAGTGCTTTTAGAGTATAGACTCACCTGTACAATGTGATAATGATATGGTCTATTTTGTTTGCTTGAAGATGATGCCAAATTGAGGTTGGTGAAAGTTGTGTGAAAATCACCTTGATCAATAGGTGACAACTAAAGAAGGAAACTAGTTCTatgtacaaaagaaaattgtagGTGACAACTAAGGATGGACAATCAATTCAATTGCTAGCTAGAATTTGAAGAATGATGGATGATAGCaacaaaaatgacaatttgGGATTGAGTGATTGAATCGACTTACTTCATTTTTCAATGTAGGCATTTTATCATTAC
It contains:
- the LOC102625920 gene encoding uncharacterized protein LOC102625920, producing MALRRFFGFSDGELMRSDAKPCSRLMRQTAGIFTVGGALGFWVLCRLHYGPRVTVPRSLRWAGCGAVSVSSTTALLVCLFSPECEPQNIAAYDRGK